A region of Planococcus sp. MSAK28401 DNA encodes the following proteins:
- a CDS encoding M42 family metallopeptidase, producing the protein MAFNWKEQETISTLEKLVKIPSPSGYTMQVMDFVTDFFDQAAIPYIISNKGGVIATIKGQDDKRHRLLTAHVDTLGAMVKEIKPSGRLKLSLVGGFKFNAIEGENCLIHTASGETITGTILLHQTTVHVYRDSGTAERSADNMEVRLDIKCNSVEDVRKQGIEVGDFVSFDPRFTKTESGFIKSRHLDDKASTALLLELAKQAANGEPLPQTTHFYISNNEEIGYGGNSNIPLETEEYIAVDMGAIGDGQASDEFTVSICAKDSSGPYHYGLTRQLIALAKDQEIDHKVDIYPYYGSDASAAIGAGADVKHALFGPGIEASHAYERTHTDSLKATAALLHAYINSPLGS; encoded by the coding sequence TTGGCTTTTAACTGGAAAGAACAAGAAACGATCAGCACATTGGAGAAACTGGTGAAAATTCCAAGCCCTTCAGGCTACACGATGCAAGTGATGGATTTCGTCACGGATTTTTTCGACCAAGCAGCAATTCCATACATAATCAGCAATAAAGGCGGTGTTATCGCCACAATCAAAGGACAAGACGATAAACGCCATCGCCTGCTTACGGCACATGTCGATACACTTGGCGCAATGGTGAAGGAAATCAAACCTTCGGGACGTTTGAAGCTATCGCTTGTCGGCGGATTCAAATTCAATGCCATCGAAGGCGAAAATTGCCTGATTCACACAGCTAGCGGCGAAACCATCACCGGCACAATCTTGCTTCATCAGACGACTGTCCACGTGTACCGCGATTCCGGAACAGCGGAACGTTCTGCAGATAATATGGAAGTACGCTTGGATATCAAATGCAATTCCGTAGAAGATGTCCGCAAGCAGGGCATCGAAGTGGGCGATTTCGTTTCATTCGATCCACGCTTCACCAAAACGGAAAGCGGTTTTATCAAATCGCGTCATTTGGACGACAAAGCGAGTACGGCATTGTTGTTGGAATTGGCCAAGCAAGCGGCAAACGGTGAACCCTTGCCTCAGACGACTCATTTCTATATTTCCAATAATGAAGAAATCGGCTATGGCGGCAATTCCAATATTCCGCTTGAGACCGAAGAATATATTGCTGTCGATATGGGGGCGATTGGAGATGGGCAGGCTTCAGATGAATTCACGGTCTCCATTTGCGCAAAAGATTCAAGCGGCCCTTATCATTACGGGCTGACCCGCCAATTGATCGCCTTGGCTAAAGATCAGGAAATCGATCACAAAGTGGATATTTACCCGTATTATGGATCCGATGCTTCTGCAGCAATCGGGGCAGGTGCAGATGTGAAACACGCCTTGTTCGGCCCTGGAATCGAAGCATCCCATGCGTATGAACGAACGCATACCGATTCATTGAAAGCGACGGCAGCGCTTCTTCACGCGTATATCAACTCACCGCTCGGGTCATAA
- a CDS encoding ATP-binding protein has product MERSLTIRKRNQLFIHLFGFGSLAHLVLNYFVDFNASIIAPIFGMLAYSVLFTLLYTKLPPSRLRFAILFALNAYILILQFESLSFVTAIYFIIPIVAASLYNDTRSIIALSLLTIIEVALLTFVFGRFQTSGSLEYIHVSMLMFFGLVMLLTILHSFYFSNYWRQLELRNASMEKALTSKEGYLDLFFQAAKDAIAVFDFEGRIIAINPAFVQLYGWTAEECLGKVLALYPPEHAEAAELRAEKVRQGESFTLETDDIKKDGTRFPAQITLSPIFDSQGQVIATSVISRDISYRKETERMLLQTEKLKMAGEIAAGVAHEIRNPMTVISGFVQMMHNDPNHRYPSYTSLMQSELDRINLIISEFLFLAKPQASQKKQLDIGKILDECIFLFGPEFVLHDISVKAEISGPFIAEGEEHHLKQVFINLLKNAIEAMEDGGILRITAIRDATVLKVHFKDDGPGIPPQLAERVFEPFYTTKATGTGLGLLISQKITQEHGGSLAIDNTEEKGACVIVTLPLLPEQ; this is encoded by the coding sequence ATGGAACGCTCACTGACAATCCGCAAGCGCAATCAATTATTTATCCATCTATTCGGCTTTGGCAGCCTTGCCCATTTAGTGCTGAATTATTTTGTCGACTTCAACGCTTCCATTATAGCGCCGATCTTCGGCATGCTGGCCTACTCAGTACTATTCACTCTACTATATACGAAATTACCCCCTTCACGGTTGCGTTTTGCGATATTGTTTGCGTTAAATGCCTATATTTTGATTTTGCAATTTGAATCGCTGTCGTTTGTCACGGCCATTTACTTTATCATTCCAATCGTTGCGGCCTCGCTTTATAACGATACACGGTCCATCATCGCGCTCTCGCTCTTGACCATCATCGAAGTGGCTCTTCTGACATTTGTCTTCGGCCGTTTTCAAACGAGCGGTTCATTAGAGTACATCCATGTTTCGATGCTGATGTTTTTCGGCCTGGTGATGCTGCTGACGATTTTGCATAGTTTTTATTTCAGCAATTACTGGCGCCAATTGGAACTGCGCAATGCATCAATGGAAAAAGCGCTCACTTCAAAAGAAGGCTATCTCGATTTGTTTTTCCAAGCCGCCAAAGACGCGATTGCCGTATTTGATTTCGAAGGGCGCATCATTGCCATCAATCCCGCTTTTGTCCAATTATACGGCTGGACAGCAGAAGAATGCCTCGGAAAAGTGCTTGCGCTTTACCCGCCGGAACATGCAGAAGCGGCGGAATTGCGCGCCGAAAAAGTACGGCAAGGCGAAAGTTTCACCCTTGAAACAGACGATATCAAAAAAGATGGCACGCGTTTTCCGGCACAAATCACGCTCTCCCCGATTTTCGATTCACAGGGGCAGGTCATCGCGACGTCTGTCATTTCCCGGGACATCAGTTACCGGAAGGAAACCGAACGGATGCTGTTGCAAACGGAAAAACTGAAGATGGCGGGGGAAATTGCCGCTGGGGTGGCACATGAAATCCGCAACCCGATGACGGTCATTTCAGGCTTTGTCCAAATGATGCACAATGACCCGAATCACCGCTACCCGAGCTATACATCGCTGATGCAATCGGAACTCGACCGCATCAATCTGATCATCAGTGAATTCCTGTTCCTTGCTAAACCACAAGCGTCTCAAAAGAAGCAACTCGATATCGGGAAAATACTCGACGAATGCATTTTCCTGTTCGGGCCCGAATTCGTGCTCCATGACATTTCGGTTAAAGCGGAAATCTCAGGCCCGTTTATCGCAGAAGGCGAAGAACATCATTTAAAGCAAGTATTCATTAACTTATTGAAGAACGCCATCGAAGCGATGGAAGACGGCGGAATATTGAGAATTACTGCCATTCGCGACGCAACGGTATTGAAGGTCCATTTCAAAGATGACGGCCCCGGCATCCCTCCTCAACTTGCGGAACGTGTTTTCGAACCGTTCTACACGACAAAAGCTACAGGCACCGGCCTCGGCTTATTGATTTCCCAAAAGATTACGCAAGAACATGGCGGCAGCTTGGCGATCGACAACACGGAAGAAAAAGGCGCCTGCGTCATCGTCACTTTGCCGCTATTGCCGGAACAATGA
- a CDS encoding PepSY domain-containing protein, producing the protein MKKLIYVSAAVGLLVFGGIVLADTDDTGVKLETQSVQGQQLLNNAPTDSSNNPSASGTATAESSAEEQSVKQFIGEQQAIEAAQSAAPGQVEDIERENEDGWVLYEVELKDGKAEYDVIIDASDGAVVSVEADDEDNDDNDDDYNDDDDNDDDYDDDDDNDDE; encoded by the coding sequence TTGAAAAAATTAATCTATGTTTCAGCAGCGGTAGGCCTTTTGGTGTTCGGCGGCATTGTTCTCGCAGATACGGATGATACTGGAGTGAAGTTGGAGACGCAGAGTGTTCAAGGTCAACAGCTATTGAATAATGCACCAACTGATAGCTCGAACAATCCATCGGCATCTGGTACTGCAACAGCAGAATCCAGCGCGGAGGAGCAATCCGTAAAACAGTTTATCGGGGAGCAGCAAGCGATCGAAGCAGCACAAAGCGCAGCCCCAGGACAAGTAGAGGACATCGAGCGTGAGAACGAAGACGGCTGGGTACTTTATGAAGTGGAGCTTAAAGACGGCAAAGCCGAATACGATGTCATTATAGATGCCTCTGACGGCGCTGTGGTGTCGGTAGAAGCGGACGACGAAGATAACGACGACAACGACGACGATTACAATGATGATGACGACAACGACGATGATTATGATGACGATGATGACAACGACGATGAATGA
- a CDS encoding PepSY domain-containing protein — protein sequence MRKWWAIGIVVIVFSIAALAFFLFPRTAADSVTMDEAAQSIEQLYGGAIENVTETEGFYQIEFKRNDGTYLAAINRADGQVESLELLEKTGPAKALSEEQASEAASAAEPGEIKEIQYIESDNRYEVEIHSETERKILAISAESGEVLDVQTEALETPAEPEPDSAPAQQEPERIISQDAAIAIAKETLDGTVDEVEFVQTTDGGYYLVEMDDDESDREATIQIHAIRGETMTVEWDD from the coding sequence ATGCGAAAATGGTGGGCTATCGGAATAGTCGTCATCGTATTTTCCATCGCGGCACTGGCCTTTTTCCTGTTTCCGAGGACCGCTGCTGATTCCGTAACGATGGATGAAGCGGCACAATCAATTGAACAGCTTTACGGCGGTGCGATTGAAAATGTTACTGAAACGGAAGGGTTTTACCAAATCGAATTCAAGCGTAACGATGGCACCTATTTAGCGGCCATCAACCGCGCCGATGGACAGGTCGAATCGCTGGAATTGCTGGAGAAAACCGGTCCTGCAAAAGCACTTTCTGAAGAGCAAGCAAGTGAAGCAGCCTCAGCAGCGGAGCCAGGGGAAATAAAAGAAATCCAATATATAGAATCGGATAATCGTTACGAAGTGGAAATCCATAGCGAGACGGAACGGAAAATCTTGGCCATTTCCGCAGAAAGCGGGGAAGTACTGGATGTCCAAACAGAAGCGCTGGAAACTCCGGCTGAGCCGGAACCGGATTCAGCACCCGCACAACAAGAACCGGAACGCATCATCAGCCAGGATGCAGCAATCGCTATCGCAAAAGAGACTTTGGATGGAACAGTTGACGAAGTCGAATTTGTTCAGACAACGGACGGCGGCTATTATTTGGTTGAAATGGATGATGACGAATCCGACCGGGAAGCGACGATTCAAATCCATGCAATTCGTGGAGAGACGATGACCGTGGAATGGGATGATTGA
- a CDS encoding sensor histidine kinase — translation MKLKHKIHLSSTLLMFFVLMILAVVIYVSFSSLAYETEVERLEAEVEVMVATFNANNTEESPDTILRAYVPVDGLIKEKNQSSGLLNTIIQDPSVNVEFPNDVEGTSGRMAVEGEQFAYVTAPVIWPGGEVLELIVAQSLGEVTANLSTLRLVLISVTMLAMIPIFLSSALLGRVLTRPIEGLTGTMRRIQRDGSFEKLPVAGESRDELSQMGVTFNEMIGLLEENYRKQEEFVSNASHELKTPLTVISSYADLLQRRGAQNPALQDEALTAIRTETERMRQLIEQLLHIARRSQAQMDWQKTDLDPVLKQVMTAMNASYDREFRLQSEQPLIVETDVQQLKQLLYILLDNARKYSEDSIDMEAGTDGAVYIKIRDYGVGIPKESLPHVFERFYRVDKARNRETGGFGLGLSLAKELADSLHLRLEIDSIEQLGTTVTIVFSGNFNVGELQSGQEG, via the coding sequence ATGAAGCTCAAGCATAAGATTCACCTGTCCTCGACTTTATTGATGTTCTTTGTGCTAATGATCCTGGCGGTCGTCATTTACGTCTCCTTCAGCAGCCTGGCTTATGAAACAGAAGTCGAACGGCTGGAAGCTGAAGTGGAAGTGATGGTTGCGACATTCAATGCCAATAATACTGAAGAATCGCCAGATACTATCTTGCGCGCCTATGTGCCGGTAGACGGCTTGATCAAAGAGAAAAACCAAAGTAGCGGCTTGCTGAATACAATTATCCAGGATCCATCCGTCAATGTAGAATTTCCAAATGATGTCGAAGGGACTTCGGGAAGAATGGCTGTTGAAGGAGAACAATTTGCCTACGTCACGGCGCCCGTGATTTGGCCCGGTGGTGAAGTGCTGGAATTGATCGTCGCCCAATCGCTAGGTGAAGTGACCGCAAACCTCTCGACTTTGCGCTTGGTGCTCATTTCCGTGACGATGCTTGCGATGATCCCGATTTTCTTATCGAGTGCGTTGCTTGGCCGAGTATTGACCCGCCCGATCGAAGGGCTTACCGGGACGATGCGGCGCATCCAGCGCGACGGCTCTTTCGAGAAGCTGCCTGTCGCGGGAGAATCGCGGGATGAACTAAGCCAAATGGGCGTTACTTTTAATGAAATGATCGGTTTACTGGAAGAAAACTACCGCAAACAAGAAGAATTCGTTTCAAATGCTTCCCATGAACTGAAAACGCCGCTGACTGTCATTTCTAGCTATGCTGATTTATTGCAGCGCAGGGGTGCACAGAACCCGGCATTGCAGGATGAAGCTTTGACGGCCATACGCACTGAAACGGAACGAATGCGCCAACTGATTGAACAATTATTGCATATCGCGAGGCGCAGCCAAGCTCAAATGGATTGGCAAAAAACCGATCTGGATCCGGTGCTAAAACAAGTCATGACAGCTATGAACGCTTCCTATGACAGGGAATTCCGCCTCCAGTCCGAACAGCCGCTGATTGTCGAAACCGATGTCCAGCAGCTCAAGCAATTGCTCTATATCTTGCTCGACAATGCCCGCAAATATAGTGAAGACAGCATTGATATGGAGGCGGGGACAGATGGTGCGGTATATATCAAAATCCGTGATTACGGTGTAGGCATCCCGAAGGAATCGCTGCCTCATGTCTTTGAACGCTTTTACCGCGTCGACAAGGCGAGAAACCGCGAGACTGGCGGATTTGGGCTTGGCCTTTCACTCGCCAAAGAATTGGCGGATTCGCTTCATCTTCGTCTCGAGATAGACAGCATTGAACAATTGGGGACGACGGTGACCATCGTTTTCTCAGGGAATTTTAATGTTGGAGAGTTACAATCAGGGCAGGAGGGATGA
- a CDS encoding response regulator transcription factor — protein MTERILIVEDEKSIARVLELELKFEGYETAVALTGSEALIHFREQEWDLVLLDLMLPEIYGLDVLKRIRASDAKLPVILLTAKNDVKDKVAGLDLGANDYVTKPFEIEELLARIRANLREKNPVDGNLHRFEELTLNESTREVVRAGRQIELTPREFDLLLYLMRHPKQVLGREQLLNAVWGYDYYGDTNVIDVYIRYLRKKIDFGEDATYLQTVRGVGYVLKEQPHEAQA, from the coding sequence ATGACGGAGCGCATTTTGATCGTGGAAGATGAAAAAAGCATCGCCCGTGTCCTTGAGTTGGAACTGAAATTCGAAGGCTATGAAACTGCGGTCGCTTTGACAGGTTCGGAAGCCTTGATCCATTTCCGGGAGCAGGAATGGGATCTGGTGCTGCTCGATTTGATGTTGCCGGAAATTTATGGACTCGATGTCTTGAAACGGATCCGTGCATCTGATGCCAAGTTGCCGGTCATTTTACTGACCGCTAAAAACGATGTCAAAGACAAAGTGGCTGGGCTTGATCTTGGTGCAAATGACTATGTGACAAAACCGTTTGAAATCGAGGAGCTGCTTGCCAGAATTCGTGCCAACTTAAGGGAGAAAAATCCAGTTGATGGAAATTTGCACCGTTTTGAAGAGCTCACACTCAATGAAAGCACTAGGGAAGTCGTAAGGGCAGGGCGGCAAATCGAATTGACGCCTCGTGAATTCGATCTGCTATTGTATCTGATGCGTCATCCGAAACAAGTGCTGGGCCGTGAACAATTGCTGAATGCGGTGTGGGGCTATGATTATTATGGCGACACGAATGTTATCGATGTCTATATCCGTTATTTGCGCAAAAAGATTGATTTCGGTGAAGATGCCACCTATTTGCAGACAGTGCGAGGCGTCGGGTACGTCTTGAAGGAGCAGCCGCATGAAGCTCAAGCATAA
- a CDS encoding aldehyde dehydrogenase: protein MNFTANDVEDMIADQRGYYFTGVTKSADFRIAQLQRLKSAIQAHEDDIIEALQLDLGKSEFEGYATEIGFVLDSIGHMTKHLENWMKPEQVKTPIHLQPAKSFIIREPYGSVLVIGPFNYPFQLAMEPLVGALASGNCAVVKPSEATPNVARVIRTVLEESFQPHYVRVVEGEREEVTALIHASFDYIFFTGSVPVGKVVMKAASERLTPITLELGGKSPAIVDQTANLELAAKRIAWGKFMNTGQTCVAPDYLCVHESVKADFMKIFIQTIRKFYGDNAQDSPDYGRIVNEKHHDRLTGIIEKEKAHIVYGGDFDRADRYIEPTLLDNIDWKSPSMEDELFGPVLPIITYNDLPQLLRDIRRLPKPLSAYLFSENDRAVRFFLDQLPFGGGCINDTVSHVGSHYLPFGGVGPSGMNSYHGKSSFETFTHAKSIVKKSTKLSTNLTYPPYKNRAKWIRTVLK, encoded by the coding sequence GTGAATTTTACAGCGAATGATGTAGAGGATATGATAGCTGATCAACGAGGCTATTATTTTACAGGCGTGACAAAATCGGCGGATTTCCGCATTGCGCAGCTGCAGCGCCTAAAGTCTGCGATTCAAGCCCATGAAGATGACATTATCGAAGCGCTGCAATTGGACCTTGGAAAAAGCGAGTTTGAAGGATATGCCACGGAAATAGGCTTTGTGCTCGATAGCATTGGCCATATGACTAAGCATCTTGAAAATTGGATGAAGCCCGAACAAGTAAAAACGCCAATCCACCTCCAGCCTGCCAAAAGCTTCATTATCCGTGAACCATACGGCTCGGTGCTGGTTATCGGCCCGTTTAATTATCCGTTCCAATTGGCGATGGAACCGCTCGTCGGCGCCCTGGCATCTGGTAATTGCGCCGTCGTCAAGCCCTCTGAAGCGACGCCGAACGTCGCACGCGTCATCCGCACGGTCTTAGAGGAAAGTTTTCAGCCGCATTATGTGAGAGTGGTCGAAGGAGAACGCGAGGAAGTGACCGCACTGATCCATGCTTCCTTTGATTATATTTTCTTTACCGGCAGCGTGCCGGTCGGGAAAGTGGTCATGAAAGCGGCATCCGAACGATTGACCCCGATTACGTTAGAGCTCGGCGGCAAAAGCCCGGCAATTGTCGACCAGACGGCCAACTTGGAGCTTGCGGCCAAACGCATCGCCTGGGGCAAATTCATGAATACCGGACAAACATGTGTGGCACCGGATTATCTTTGTGTCCATGAGTCGGTAAAGGCGGACTTCATGAAGATCTTCATCCAGACAATCCGTAAGTTTTATGGCGACAACGCCCAGGACAGTCCGGATTACGGCCGCATCGTCAATGAAAAACATCATGACCGGCTAACTGGAATCATTGAAAAAGAAAAAGCCCATATTGTCTATGGCGGCGACTTCGATAGAGCTGACCGTTATATTGAACCGACATTGCTCGACAACATCGATTGGAAAAGCCCATCAATGGAAGACGAATTGTTCGGACCAGTTTTGCCGATCATCACCTATAACGATTTGCCGCAATTGCTGCGGGACATCCGGCGTTTGCCGAAGCCGCTGTCTGCCTATCTATTCTCTGAGAATGATCGGGCCGTCCGGTTCTTCCTGGATCAATTGCCATTCGGCGGAGGCTGCATCAACGATACGGTTTCACATGTCGGCAGCCATTACTTGCCATTCGGTGGCGTCGGGCCATCGGGCATGAATTCGTATCATGGAAAATCAAGCTTTGAGACCTTTACCCATGCCAAATCGATCGTCAAAAAGTCCACGAAATTGTCGACCAATCTGACATACCCTCCTTATAAAAACCGGGCGAAATGGATCCGGACAGTATTGAAGTAG
- a CDS encoding Gfo/Idh/MocA family protein: MIAIGIIGAGIVGERLIKQIQQDDAAQIEAVYDTDRNRLNYIEEHYGVAVTDSLDELFQADIDWVYIGTPPNSHAELAETAARRGLHVLCEKPLAQDARAAQAMAESATNNRIHTAMHFPLMYSPIVRDMAMRIKSGDIGKVRRIELHTVFPEWPRAWQQNPWIASRDQGGFVREVFPHYLQLMHRLFGTLEISAHQVDFPEDIEKCETGIIAHGKTQQGSPFLLSGMSGAGQNELLQFKVYGDDGVLTLENWSRLYREERGKTRVEVQTEKTVRSLFDEMKEQSTFLVGFDEGLVVQRYIDQLLK, encoded by the coding sequence TTGATAGCGATTGGAATTATTGGAGCGGGAATTGTCGGGGAGCGCCTCATCAAGCAAATCCAACAAGATGACGCAGCACAAATCGAAGCGGTTTATGACACGGACAGGAATCGGCTAAACTACATCGAAGAGCACTACGGCGTAGCCGTCACCGACTCCTTGGACGAACTGTTCCAAGCTGACATCGACTGGGTCTACATCGGCACACCGCCGAACAGCCATGCGGAGCTTGCAGAAACTGCTGCAAGAAGGGGCTTGCATGTATTGTGCGAAAAGCCGCTTGCCCAAGACGCACGGGCGGCACAGGCGATGGCAGAGTCCGCGACGAACAACCGGATCCACACCGCCATGCATTTCCCGTTGATGTATTCGCCGATCGTTCGCGACATGGCGATGCGCATCAAAAGCGGAGATATTGGAAAAGTCCGCCGTATCGAATTGCATACGGTGTTTCCAGAGTGGCCGCGGGCATGGCAGCAAAATCCGTGGATTGCCTCCAGGGACCAAGGAGGATTTGTGCGGGAAGTCTTCCCTCATTATTTGCAGTTAATGCATCGCCTGTTCGGGACATTGGAGATTTCCGCACACCAAGTGGATTTTCCCGAAGATATTGAGAAATGTGAAACCGGAATCATCGCCCACGGCAAGACGCAGCAAGGTTCGCCTTTTTTATTGTCTGGCATGAGCGGGGCAGGGCAGAACGAACTGTTGCAATTTAAAGTGTATGGTGATGACGGAGTGCTAACGCTTGAAAACTGGTCGCGTTTGTACCGCGAAGAACGGGGGAAAACACGTGTAGAAGTGCAAACGGAAAAAACCGTGCGTTCCTTATTCGATGAAATGAAAGAACAATCGACGTTCCTCGTCGGTTTTGACGAAGGTTTAGTCGTCCAGCGTTATATCGACCAATTATTGAAATGA
- a CDS encoding thermonuclease family protein, whose protein sequence is MKSFVLLLISLLVLSGCTFPGTTDTGGTAGRTAVEVTDVIDGDTVKIIYDAKETTVRYLLVDTPETNHPRFGEQPLGPQATERNRELIEQAKQVEIEFDVGDRFDDYDRLLAYFYADGESIQEQLLEEGFARVAYIFPPNTRYVDEFRDAEAEAKDAEIGIWEFEDYSTDRGFNANAYEQTEVDGTDTADDCRIKGNINRSGNKIYHMPGSPSYEGTNPEQWFCTEQQARDAGFRSSGQ, encoded by the coding sequence ATGAAGTCATTCGTCTTATTATTGATCAGCCTGCTGGTGTTGTCGGGATGTACTTTTCCTGGCACCACCGATACAGGCGGCACTGCCGGCAGGACGGCTGTAGAAGTCACCGATGTCATCGACGGGGACACGGTCAAAATCATCTATGATGCCAAAGAAACCACGGTCCGTTATTTGTTGGTCGATACGCCGGAAACAAACCATCCAAGATTCGGCGAGCAGCCACTCGGTCCACAAGCGACCGAGCGCAACCGCGAACTGATCGAACAGGCGAAGCAAGTCGAAATTGAATTTGATGTTGGCGACCGGTTTGACGATTACGACCGCCTGCTCGCGTATTTTTATGCTGATGGGGAAAGCATACAGGAGCAATTGCTTGAAGAAGGCTTTGCACGAGTTGCCTATATCTTCCCGCCGAATACACGCTATGTCGATGAATTCCGCGACGCCGAGGCCGAAGCGAAAGATGCTGAAATCGGTATTTGGGAATTTGAAGATTATTCGACAGACCGCGGATTCAATGCAAATGCTTACGAGCAAACTGAAGTAGATGGCACCGATACCGCTGATGACTGCCGCATTAAAGGCAATATCAATCGGAGCGGCAATAAAATTTATCACATGCCCGGCTCTCCTTCCTATGAAGGGACCAATCCTGAACAATGGTTCTGTACGGAGCAGCAAGCAAGAGATGCTGGTTTCCGCAGTTCCGGCCAGTAA
- a CDS encoding 2'-5' RNA ligase family protein encodes MQLLVLRLDYRSSTTIENLQRQLRQPNSKLALQLPHIPLLIFEKTAPHHLKAALEPIAQKTAPPSFHASDIGFSKDGARFYLQVHPNEALGELYSSLKLAAHEYSNGADVQWQPHVPLIGKVPAPFWGPLFARLALEFDHLDGTAVALECWSVIGDRTTIEWSLFLKS; translated from the coding sequence ATGCAATTGCTTGTCCTGCGCCTTGATTACCGCAGCTCTACAACGATCGAAAACCTGCAAAGACAGCTACGCCAACCGAATTCCAAACTAGCGTTGCAATTGCCGCATATCCCGCTGCTGATTTTTGAAAAAACCGCTCCGCATCATTTGAAGGCAGCACTGGAACCGATTGCCCAAAAAACCGCTCCCCCTTCTTTCCATGCCAGCGATATCGGATTTTCCAAAGACGGCGCGCGATTTTATTTGCAGGTCCATCCAAATGAAGCACTCGGTGAATTATACAGCTCATTGAAATTGGCAGCCCATGAATATTCCAATGGCGCTGATGTGCAGTGGCAGCCGCATGTCCCGCTCATCGGCAAGGTCCCCGCTCCGTTTTGGGGCCCATTGTTTGCAAGGTTGGCGCTGGAATTTGACCATCTGGACGGAACGGCCGTGGCGCTGGAATGCTGGTCCGTGATCGGCGATCGCACGACAATCGAATGGAGCCTGTTCTTGAAGAGTT